The genomic stretch aattaaatatcaattttGTTCCTATATTATCAccaataaaataagaataagagtaAATTACTAAGGATAAAAGAGTAAATATTTGTTTCTTATTCAATGTGTCTCAGTATCTCATCTTTTTTGAAAGACACCAAATATATGTATTTTATGTATGTTTGTGTGTCACCGTATCATTCAAAAATCCGTATCTCAGCAAACAAATGATGGACGTGTACCACCGTGTCTATGTATTAGTGTCTGTGTCCCATCAAACAAACACAGCATTAGTGAACCATGTGAACAATAGAAttaaaaaggaaattaaaataagatgataattaatttaattaatttctaataatttcaaattttgaatttaaaaaaaataaggatTTGCAAATGGTGCAATTACGTTTATGGTAACCTTCCTTCTCTGCGTGTGATTTTCGTTCTGCAGAGCCTTTCTCTTGCCCATTCTCTTCCCATCTCTCCGGTCCGACGCCGCCAAGAACACCAGCCGCCGCAGTGAAAAACACTAGCCGACGCTGCCCAGCTCTCCACGAACGTCCGAGCAAGCACCCCTTCGCACACATTGCGTCCCTCGTGCAACCTACCAATGCGCCGGCCGTGCAGGCCCCACCACAGGCCGCCACCTCCTGTCGCGCTATTCATGCACCGCTCTTCCTCCCACCGATTCGACTCCTCCTCTTCCATCTCTGGCAACTGCGCGTTTGGGTTAGAAGCCCACGGAGCAGATTCGCAACCTCGCCTAGTCGAAGTTGTCATTGTGTGGCTGCTCCGTCATCGGATCTCCTCCGTTGTCTCCATGCGTCGACGTCGACTCTATCCGCCCCACAAATGTGCTGGATGTTCAATTCACTAGGTATgtagatggttattttaattcttaattggatggttattttatttgattcagTTTTAATATATACAATTAACAAATGTTGGGTGGTTATTTCATTATTTAGTtggatgattattttaataaatacgtGGATGGTTATTTGATGACGATCCTACGACAGTGATGGAGGAGGGGGCTACAGGAGGTGGCCAATGATGGTCGATAAGAAAGCTTCTAATAGTCGAAGATGTGGGATGATTGATGAGGGTGGGGTGGCAGATGGTTTGGAGAGGGGGGAATAGGGTGTTTGGGTGAATTCCTTTGGTAAATTAGAGTTGGGATGATTACTTTTTCGAAATAACTGTTTgggtttcttttttttcttgtattGAGCCAAATTTAAAGCCCATTGTTCTTTTTTGGTGAGTAcacagaaaagaaagaaaaaaaatagagataaaaccaaattaattggCTAGGTTCATATCTAAATCTATTAGATGTTGAAGCTCACTCCATAGTTGACTCCAATCTGAATGAATGTCTGCGCCAAAAGTAGTTGCTCTAGCCATACAATCTGCAATACTATTTGCATTTCTCTGAATTAAAAGAATAGAAACTCTCAAATTCCAATTCATAACCTCTTGTATATGCTTTGCCAAATTCTGTTTTAGAATATTCTTACCAAGCATTCTTTGGTTTATCAAGAAAAAAACTTCTAAACAGTTTGTTTCACAAATAACCTCACGAAATCCACTATCCCAAACTAGAAATAAACCTCTTCAAATCGCATacaattcaacaaaaaaaaaatactacacACTTTAACTTTTCCAATGCAACTTTTCAACTAATCAAAACCCATTATTCACATTGTTAAAATTTCTTATTATCGCGGAGTTACAATAGGTCACACTTGCCTAACAAAGCAAAAATAAGCCTAATAGGCTAAACAAAGTAACTGGGCATCCCAACATGTAAACCCCGTTCCAGTGTATCTGTTCAGGCTTCCAGTCAAGCCAACCTTTCCACAAGTCATAGTCACAAGCTCTGATTGCTACAAGAGAGAGCGGAGGCACGTGTCCACAAACAAAAGCACCAGGAAGAATCTCTGTACACAGCATCTGTCTTGTAGTGTGACCCAATTTTCTTTTgttgggaaaaaaaaaagagaaagaaaaggaaaaccaaagaaaaaagaaaaggggaAACAACACAGCCGAAATGGCCACGACACATCTGAGGCTGCAACAACAGAGGAGATTCTGTCCACTCAAACTCAGCACCACGAGAGCGCACACCCTTCTTCACCAACCAATCAGCCACCGTGTTAGCCTCTCACCGAACAACATTGAAGTGCACAGAATAGCCACAAATTCTTTGGGAAGTCAAATTATTTCTTTTCAGAAGAATTTAAACAGAAAAACACGGTTTATTTCTGAAAAAGGTTCCACAAATTACCTAAGGAACCTTTTATTTGAAAGAATCTTCAAATTTACCAGTTATCAGTCAGTGCTGTAGTGTCTTCATGTTTCATTGTATAAACATGAAAAATCAAAGCCTGCAGTACAACTAAAGCATGGAAATAGCATCCAATAAAATTTGGTTACTTGCATTAGTAGCTTTCGGTATTTTGAATGCCCTTTACTTTCTTCAGTAGCTGTAATCAAAGTTGTAAACTTAATCGTCTGGAAAATTCACCTAACACTTAAGGTGGTTAGTTGTAGGtgcaatatatattttttcaaatagaaaaagaagCATTTTTACTAAGAGAAATAATGTACAAAAGAGGATGAGCCATCCTCACATACATACAAAATATATGACTAAGACCTAATACAAAACATGTCAATTCCCTTGAATGTCTAATTAACAAAACACCCTTGAACAGGCCATGTGCTGAATACCAAAAGGAAGCCAAGAAGAGAGTGTAACTTAAATGTACCCAACATAACACCTGCAATTCATTTATGAATTAACTGTTCCTAGCAACATTTAGAAGATAAATGGGATAACAGCCTTAACATTTTTAGGGAAATCTTCAAACTTAGAGAGATACCATTTCCTCGTTGCATAGCTCCTGCCCACCAAATAGAAAGTGGTGCCTATGGCAAAACACAATGAATACACAGTCTGAGAAATCATTGAAATCCCATAGAACACAGTAATCTCAAAGAGGTAATGTGGGCATATCACAAGCCCAAACAAGCCACCCTTTGGAATCTTGTACTCCTTTTCGCCCTCCCCTCGCAGTTTCGAAAGGAGGTAATGGTGGTAGAAGTTTCCAATGATACCAATGAGGAACACCGCAACCCCAGGGTACATGAGATCAATTTGTGGCTGTGGAAGCCCCTCTGTTACCGTTAGGTGCTGACTATAGGTCATAGTTGCAGCTGATACAAAATAACTCAGAGTGATGGGTATTGCAGAATCAAGATACATGTAGCCACTATATTTGTGGACAAACAACACCTACACAGCACAATCAAACAGCATTTCTTAAAATTTATGAGAAACAGAAGATTAAAACATAAACAGAATGCAATACACATATATATTAAACAATAATCACTCATATCCAACCAAACAGCAAACTGTTATTTCCTTTATTCTAAGAAAATTAATCACACAATTTCCAAGTCAATAGTAATAGTTACCAATTTGTGATTCCTTAGTCCATTTACCAAAAGTCTTAGACTCGACCCCGGGATGGAATTAACCTTAGCACGAGAGCCTTAGCCTTACCCCTTTGATGAGACCTCGTCATATTAGACCCATacacaaagaaacaaaaagttAACCCCTACAAATTAAAGCTCTTCTCAAAGTCGTGACATTAGGACTAAAAATTATGGGTCATATAccaaaaggaagaagagaaaaaagaagggGGAAGGCGGAAGGGGGGAGGGGAGAATTCCCGTTGGGTCAAAATCTACTTTCATCACCGATGCCCTTTTCATCCTTGCTAAGAAATCTCCACAAACCTACCAACCTAATTTCTAAATTGACTTTTAAGTAAACAAGAGACTaatttcaaaaacaaaagaggGACTAAAAAAACTGGAACAAGagtaaaagagaagaaaaacctTAATTGCATACAAGTATACTTTGGCCTATTTCCTAATACTAATCATCCCTAGAAGGCTAGAACTCTCTCTAAGAGTCTAAGACCTCCATAGATAGGTGATCAAATCAGTAGAAACTCTAGTACTAGATAAAACAGATAATAAATTGGAGAAATTTCAATGCACTCATAAGTCTTTGAAACTTTAGATTTTAATTCTTTCTGTCCAAACTTGACACGCACATTCTCAACCCGTTCGTTGACCAAGACACACATATTTTTGTCTCCGAAATAGAAAATTCATGATTTTCTCTAGACATCTAAACCCTAAAAACGAAAAAATTGAATGTATTTTACgaattattattagttattagttattattattactaccTCTAAGTCTCTCTTGAGGAAATGGAGGGTTACAGCAGATTGGAGGAGGGTAGATCTGAGCCCCTCGTTAGGgaagatgaagaacgaaacgACGCCGGCAAGAAAAGCGGGAGTGTAGAGCATCAGCATCCCGGCTCTGCTTGACAGCTTGATCTGTTTAGAAGAGTCGCCGGTGGTGGCATTCCAGAATTTGGAATAGTTCAGATGCTTCCCTCTCATTTCCGAGAACCCCGTGTTCGTCAGCGACACCAGGCTCACCACCGACAAGGCTGAAACCACCAGAGACGGCGGCGGTGGGAAGAGGAACTTCAGTAGCGCAGACATTACCATGATCCTAGCTAGAGATGGTAATAATAGGCTCTACTTATTCTTCATGCTCATGCCTCATGCCTGATTGAGGCTTTTTATGTACATGTTTTTTCTAGGGCAATGCTATGGTGTAGATTTCAAATTGTCTACACATATGGAAGGACAGATGTCGAATAGAGGAGGAAGAATTCAGAAACGTACAAAACAAGACGGGATAAGGGAATAATAAGGCATTAAGGCTTGAAGAATTGGGACTCACAAAAGCTGAAAAAGTTtgtaataaactaataatgGATCCACGTGTTTTTAAATTCGTTGCTAATGATTCTCATAATCATTTTTTAATGAGGTTTATTTATTTACagtcatattaaaaaaatatttaaatggatacgaaaattttttttcataaagaTAGCTTCACTTCAATTGCACGTGAAAAAATCGATCCACTAAAATATTGAATTTTAGTGATATACTGAAATCATTTgtcatttttatattaattttgtgtttgaaattttattattaacgagtattatatttgtattttatacaaaattagattatattatttgtaaaaaattaagttttaaatatccatacattaatattttttagtatgaataaattattttgtagtTTTCTGCAGTTATTGTGTTgttagcaaaagaaaaataataatattttaaaagatttataaatagattttaactttaattaaatgattttttaattagactgtaataaataaataaaataatatggaTAGGAgacaataatattttaaatataatatattgtAAATTGGCCTAATTTATATTGttattgtaatttaattttttaatatgattACAAATAAATCTCGTTAAAAAATAGTGATGAGAATCATTAGTAACAACGGTCaacataaattatatatagaaatGTTAATTAGAAGGTTTGGTTATTTATGTATATAGTAATCTGTCACATATATTTTTGGTAGGAATAAATTAGAATAACAAATCAAGCTGTTATATTAGGAAAAGATTTGCTGTGATGTGTTGATtagggtatatatatatatatatatatagtatcaAGAACACAGGCCGATTACCATTAtttattatggtatcagagcctaATTTGAGAAATACATAAAATAGAGGACGAGCTGAGAAATCATGGCGGCAGAGCCAGAAAAGATCATCGGAGACAAACCACACTCTTCAGGAGGAGATGAGAAGAAGACTCACTCGCCGTATGACCTCAACGCAAGTGATAACCCAGGAAACATAATCACGCATATGCAATTGCGTGGGGAAAATTATGACGAATGGGTGAGGGCTGTGAAGATCTCTCTTTGAGTTCGGAAAAAGTGGAGATTCATTGACGGGACTCATACAGAACCAGGAAAAGATGCACATGAACTTGAAGATTGGTAGACGGTCCAATCCATGATTGTTTCGTGGATTTCGAATACGATCGAGCCAAACTTGTGGACCACCGTGGCGTATGCAGAGAATGCGAAGCTGCTGTGGGAGGACATTAAAGAATGCTTCTCTGTTGTGAATGGACCTCGAATACAGCAGTTGAAAGCATATTTGACAAGGTGTAAGTAAGAAGGTGCATCCATGACTGCGTACTATGGGAAGTTGAAAATACTTTGGGATGAACTTGCAAACTGTGACCAGATTTCCAAATGCACCTGTGGTGGGTGCAAGTGTTCAATTGGCTCTCAACTTGAGAAGCGGAGGAAAGAAGAAAAGGTTCACCAACTCCTCATGGGCCTTGATGATGTCAGCTATGCCACTGTGAGGTCGAGTATCCTTGCAACCGATTCCGTACCTTCGCTTAATTGTGTGTACGCGATGTTAATACAAGAGGAAAGGGTGAAGACAATCACCAAGTCGGCGGATGAAAGGGGACTAGTTGTGGGACTTGCGGCGCATGTCGGCAACAAGGCTAGAAGGGAAGGTGAACATGGAGAAAAGGTCGTGACATGTTCCAAGTGCGGTAAAAATAGGCATGATATGAAAGAGTGTTTTCAAATAGTGGGTTACTCAGAATGGTGGGGTGACCGGCCAAGGCACGAAGGAAGAGGCACTAGCAGAAGATCAGGAAGACAAGGGATGCGCAACCGAGGGGCTCAAACACGCGCTAATGTGGCATGTACTGGAGGAAGTGGAATTCGTGTGAATAACCTAGAAGAAAAGAATCTTGACATGACAGGTTTAACTAGTGAGCAATGGAAGGTATTGGTTGATATGATCAGTAAACAAAAATCAGCTGAATCTGAGAAAATGACTGATAAAAAATTTGGGATTTGTGGATCATTGATAGTGGTGCTTCTAACCACATGACAGGTACCTTGAAAAATTTGTGTGAAAAAAGGACCATTTCAAGATGCCCAGTGGGGCTGCCTGACGGTGAGCAGGTGCTTGCTTGCAAACAAGGAACTGTGTTTCTTGACGGAGGACTTCAGTT from Arachis stenosperma cultivar V10309 chromosome 9, arast.V10309.gnm1.PFL2, whole genome shotgun sequence encodes the following:
- the LOC130950523 gene encoding uncharacterized protein LOC130950523 isoform X1, which produces MATVMSSVLLKLVFPPPASAVVSAVTVGSFLVLAYSGVSEMIGKQLNYSKFWNAATEKQKNKNIKVSSRVGMVLLYGPAFLAGAASFWLYPNEGLRSTLLNSAVTLHYFKRLFEVLFVHKYSGYMYLDSAIPITLSYFVSAATMTYSQHLTVTEGLPQPQIDLMYPGVAVFLIGIIGNFYHHYLLSKLRGEGEKEYKIPKGGLFGLVICPHYLFEITVFYGISMISQTVYSLCFAIGTTFYLVGRSYATRKWYLSKFEDFPKNVKAVIPFIF
- the LOC130950523 gene encoding steroid 5-alpha-reductase DET2-like isoform X2: MVMSALLKFLFPPPPSLVVSALSVVSLVSLTNTGFSEMRGKHLNYSKFWNATTGDSSKQIKLSSRAGMLMLYTPAFLAGVVSFFIFPNEGLRSTLLQSAVTLHFLKRDLEVLFVHKYSGYMYLDSAIPITLSYFVSAATMTYSQHLTVTEGLPQPQIDLMYPGVAVFLIGIIGNFYHHYLLSKLRGEGEKEYKIPKGGLFGLVICPHYLFEITVFYGISMISQTVYSLCFAIGTTFYLVGRSYATRKWYLSKFEDFPKNVKAVIPFIF